One part of the Tachysurus vachellii isolate PV-2020 chromosome 6, HZAU_Pvac_v1, whole genome shotgun sequence genome encodes these proteins:
- the LOC132846635 gene encoding otoraplin-like gives MEKSHCLLLLVLSFGLPLFHLANAVFMEKLADRKICADKYCSYVISAAQALEDFIASDCRFINLKKGQNIYVYSKLKPVDGAGVFWSGSVYGKRYVDQMGIIGYFPSNHVNETQIFMKKTIEMATTKMDFFCV, from the exons ATGGAGAAATCGCACTGTCTCCTTTTGCTTGTTCTTTCCTTTGGCCTGCCTTTGTTTCACCTGGCAAATGCTGTATTTATGGAGAAACTGGCTGACCGAAAAATATGTGCAGACAAGTACTGCTCAT ATGTAATCTCAGCAGCTCAAGCTCTTGAGGACTTCATTGCTTCTGACTGTAGATTCATCAACCTGAAGAAAGGCCagaatatatatgtttattcaAAACTAAAGCCAGTAGATGGTGCTGGAGTCTTCTGGTCTGGAAGT GTTTATGGTAAGCGCTATGTGGACCAGATGGGTATCATTGGCTATTTCCCTAGTAACCATGTTAACGAGACTCAGATTTTCATGAAGAAAACCATTGAAATGGCCACAACA aaGATGGACTTCTTCTGCGTTTGA